The genomic region TTAAAAATTCTCGTGTCAGACTCAGATACATGATGTCCTTTCGCTCTATCAGATGATGCAATCCcaaatttttaaacaaataataaatgtCATTATATATTCCTAAAATATAAAGACAAGAGTCGTCGATATATCGTGTGGAGTAGATGTCTCGATTGAGAAACTCTTCGAATTTCTTTTGTTGCTTGGTACCATTGCTCCCTTGACGAAAAATGATGTTCCCATCtgccattgttgttgtttttgtgaagAGAATTTGAGGGTTATGGTGAAGATGTGAAAATGAGGATTGTGGAGATTGTGGTGAAAAATGTAGGTATTTAAAGGTGATGAATCGAGTGGACTTATGGAAAATGAGTGGGTATTTGAGTTATGGGAAGTTATCTGAGTGCGTGGAGTTGTAAATGGAGTTTATGGTGGAAGGAAATGgggtattgaggaagaagataggTTAAAATTGGGGAAGAAATGGCTTGGTTTGCTACTGTCCCGAATTTGAAATCCTAGGACCCATGGCGAACGCCATGTCCATGATGACCAACACCATCTTTGGTGTTTTTCTTGTTGGGCTTAAGGTGCATTACTTTGGGATTTGGGGTGTATGCACTCTTGGGGGGTGTATTGGTACATCTTTGGATATTTTCTTTGCTTGGAGTTCCATCAATGAAATAAGTTGAAATTTGCAAAGGAATTAGTGTTAAATTTCACCAATAAATGCATAATCAATAGGAATTTCAAATATTGCAAATAATGGATAAATAAATGTTACTAATGGAAATGAAAAAGATATAATACGTAAAATAAATCTAATTGCAGAAAAATTGAATGCAACGacaaaacattaataaattaaTGGATCTAATGACGGTGGAATTCAAATAACTATAAGAAATAAATATGATGACAAAAAAGTAATAATTCTAATAActgtgaagtaaatgatgatgagGAATAAATGTTATAAATGTTTATGGAGTGTTAACTAAATAGACCGGCGGCGAGTGATTCTGAGTCTGATTTGGACAGGATGCTCGAGTCTCTGCGAGCTGGTGTCAAAAATGGTGAATCTCATGTTCGAGATAGTTTGTCTCTTCAGCATAGTAATATCAGTAATCTTCTCACGAAGTGCAGTTATCTCCCGGTGCATGGCATTGAGCTTGTTGTCAATGTTATGCCTTTACAAATTGACGTTAGAAGAAAATACTATGGTCCTATCTGAGAAGGGTAAAGGGTGATACTCTGGAATAGGAGAAGTGGATGGTCTGgattgtaacaccctaattctaccccagtaattattaagaaaaatcaaaGTTATAAAATTCTTTTTCGACAAACAATTGGAGTATTACAATTCAACTTAACAATAATATATTTactatcatagatacataacacaaataCTCGGATGAACTAAAACGACGTGAATCAACTTTATTAACATTAAGCAGCGGAACTACATTAATCAACTTTGGTGACATAACATCTTTTCAACTTAAAACCAAtttaacatcaacaattactCTTCACGTATCAACATAGTTATTCAACAATAAAACCAAACAACTAAACATCtagcgttcatccccccgagaGTTACGTATCAGAGAGACGCACCAACTTGGACTCAATGAAGCtactaaatcttcatcactgtgtatcacctgcatgttaccagtataaaggtaactgcaaaacaaaagaaagggtgagatatcgaatcAATATAAACAGGCGTATGATAAATGGTATATTAGATCAGAACCATACAAATTTCATCAGTTCATAACAGCAACTATAGAAACAACagcttataacaacaacaacaacacaacgacAATCAATAAACAacgaataataacaacaactttaacacacgactcaatatgcgactcaactatgcaaatgcatgtggtaccatttggagcagaactcccaacttaaacatatgccagtttATCGAGGCATTAACAATCTAGGCCAACATGGTGAGCATTAGCTCCAACTGAAAAATTTTCAATCCAGGCCAACTTTATAATGCCATGCTATGCATACGAAAACAACCACATCATCAACTTATTCAACACAACACTACAACGACAAAATGTAACAACGGAAAAAACCTTAATCAACATTGGTCACAAGACTGGCTACTATAAAACAACTTAACAACGTTGGTCATAGGAcatgcaacttaatcaacgcatcaacaacaacttataatcaacaacatttcaacaataacaacaacaacaacatatttggcaacaacaaaatcaacaacaagtaTTCAAAACAACGTGTTCAATAACAACTCATCATCAATACAATTCCATAACCCGAAAAATTCAACCGCACCTACAAATTAACTTATTCAACATAATtataacaaaacaaatcaaccaaAAATATCTACCAATATACACGACCGACCTTGACAGTTTTCAActaattccggacaactaattgtACCCCTTAATCCGGCTAATTTGGCTAATCGATACTGTTCTTATGTTTTGCACGACTGCTAATGACAGGTCCAGACTGCTAACATTATATATGCCGCTATTAAGCATCTCTGTCAACTAAAATTCCAAATCTATTTACTGCTGCACTTCCACTACTGAACTCCTCTATTattctgaaattaatactagaattCTCCCCAAGTACTTTATTTAGTTTGCTATTACTGCTACTTAATTAACACAGCCACTACCAATTTCCTGTTATTAAAACCCAACGGTCATCAATTATATTATTGTTATCGCTCTGCAACTTTTCATACGTCTCTGTAAATTGCATAATTTCTACAAATCACATTGATTCTATCATTTCGTTTTCTATTTAATTATGTTAACATGTTACTACTAAATTATATCTTGGAATCTATTTATTCAAATTAGAACAACTACATCGCAACAAACGACAACTAATACATAAGACAAAAAAAATCCAAGGCCCCACAAACTATAGGGATGTCCGTCCCTTTTCTTCTCCACCAAGGGCCGCCCGCCCTCTCTTATTCTTCCCGCATGAGGCCCCGGGCCCAAAATCCCAGGTGGCTCCCACTTATTTATTTCCTCTTTTCCACTGTGGGGAGCCTGCCCTTTAGTGGGTGGCCCCTGTCCCAACTCCATACTTCTTCCACTTTTATTCATTAGGAACCTGCACCTATTAATTTCTCAGCAATATTTGTTCGATCGATTCACAAGCCAGCACACTACAATTCCAGCAACATAAATTCTTCACTAAACACGGACAATTTATTTCATCAACAGAACCAACAATTTACACGATTAACAGTTTATCAGAACATCAGGCATTACAAAACCAGCAGTCAATTCATGGCACAATTAATACAACCCATCCCACATATGGTTCATCATAAACCCATTTATAGAgattgaaccccacccttacctggaTTTACAATCTCTCTATTATCTTTTCGGTCGATTCCGAGTTCCTCCACAGCTTCCGATCTTTGCCTCTTTGATTCTTCTAGTATCAATTTCTTAGCAAATTCAACCGTATGAACTTCTATCCTCCAAAACCTTGTGCCTCTCCCAAAATCATTGTTCTGCCTCTTGATATTACGTGACTTAATGATTTTGTTTGCTGATTTTGTCATCTCACATATACTTCTTTTCCAAACCTAATAAAATAACTTATTGTACCACATTGTCATAATGGGCCTTCTAGTCACCACCTCTCAATTGCTAAACACCACACAAAACTAAATCCACTTAAATAATAAATTgtctactaataataatattatttctaatattatttctcctaTTAAACCAATTAATAATCCGACGATAAACCTAACAGTTCCaaacaacatattaatccaaaattacgcctcttataataataCTTATAATTTCTTCACATCGACTAATTCCAATGattaaatccttaattaatttaattaaccaattaattaaatttggggcgttacatgGATGATGTCTCTCCTTGGCCCTCTAAAGCATAAGACCGACTTTATTTATTATGGATATTGGTTTTCTCATGGTTGGGTAAAGAAAATTGGTGTGCAAGTTCATTATTAATGAAGAGCCTATAATGGTGAATGCTAAAGAAAATTCTTCGCACCAACCCGTGGTCTAGGAAGTGATCCATATTTATAATAGTGTAGCCATAGTGAGGAACTAAGTGAGAAAACTGGTTAAAGAGACCGATGGCATAGGCAATGTGAGTAACTGTCTCACCTACATGGATAGGTCCTATAGAAGATAATGCAATACATCCTAATTTCTCTATGAGGAAGGTTCCAGATTCAACATGACGAGACTGGGTAACACAAAAGGGAATGAAATTCTCCTCAACGATAATAGGTTCATTGTTCTCACTTCTACACAAAAAGGTTTAGGCTAAAATCATTTGAAAGTACCTAAACATCAAGTTATGGATAAGTGTGGATATCTTGGTAGATGGGTCAGGGCTTCCCCCCGCTAGTAACATCACTCCAAAAACTGTCTATCTCTTCTTGCATGAATTCCTCATTAGGAATTTCAGCTATAGTATCGAGGCAGCTCTGAAATCCTAAAAGGTTGGAAAATTCCCGGTGGGTAAACTTATATTCGTGCCCAAACAGTCTAAAGGCAATCAGTCCACAATTAAACCCACGACCATGGTAAGGATGGTAGGTGAGTGAACAAAGGAATTCTATGGTAATGTTCCCAGATGTGACGTTAATAACTTTAGAATACTATTCCCATTAGAGCTGGTGACATATGTATCTAACAATAGCTTCGAGCCCTAAGGTCTCTAAGCAAGTGGGGTCAAGGTATCTGGTGGATAGCATAGGTCTCTTATATAGGACCGCATAACATTTCCTCTAAACGTCATCTCTGAATTGAACGTGTATGTTATCAAAATTCTACATCCTGAAAATATGGTTTGTAGGAATAAATGATGGAGATCAATGAGACCTGAAATTTAAACATCAGACAAGTTAGTCCTGTTAAGTAACATAAATAATCATCGTTAATTAAAtgcaaataaaatagaataaattaaAGTAAAGGGattgtgggttgcctcccatgcATTGCTTTGTTTAATGTTGTTAGCTCGATAATTTAGGAGCGTCAATGCTCATGATAGTTCTTTCGAGAGTGATCCCTCGATAAAACTCTTAATAGTTTTTGGTTTCCATAGACACTTATTGAGCCATTTCTCATAGCCTtcacattttcttttcttttttttttgtacggTGGTTCATCCTTTATCCTAACTATTAGCTCTTCATGTTTATGGTTAGTTCTTTTATTTCCTGCCTTTAAAGCTAATCTTTCCCTAGTCTCGTGGTTTTTTATGTTTATAGTTCTATATAAGACCTTAGAAAAGGGTAACTTGGTGTGGATATTTTCTAGAATCTCTATTCTTCTCTCATCAgaactctcctcaatctcataatcattTTCCTCaggatttttttatttgtttttcattgATGGTTGTCACAACGTTTGCACATTTTTGATGGAGGGATCCTAAAGGTGTCTGTGCAAGCAAGGAGAATTGAGTCTCCATTTCTTTGCAGCTAGTTACGAGGGATTCACCCATAGTGTTTAGTTTCCTAAAGTTTTCATTAATTTGGAAAATTTGGTTTCTAAAATCTTCATTTTGGAGGGTTTGTGTTGCCATAAACCTCCGCATTGTCAATTCTAGCCTAGAAAGAGTTTGTGTTTCAACGAAATATTCCCATAATATTTCAAGATCAAATTTACGGGAATTTTGTGGTTCCCGAAATTATTGGGAGTGGTGATCATATAGAAATTTTGGTTTATTCGAGGGGGCGGGGCTCACAATTTTGTGGAAAACAGGTTTATTCAATTGTATTTTCAACTTTATAGGAGAGGGATATGTAGGCATACACTTGGAATGGCAAGGCCAGTTATACTTCTTCATTAATGTATATTCTTCTTATGATATTCGATGTAAAAGGAagctttgggaagattttcgagCATTCAAGGCCAAATTTTCTAGCGGTAACTAGTGTATTGTTGGTGACTTCAACGCTGTTAAATTTGAAGGGGAAAGAAAGGGGATTAGCACTCAAGTAAACAGAAAAATATTTAGAGAATTTAGTGAATTCATTGATTATAACATTTTACTTGATGTTCTGGTATTTGGGAATAAGTTCACTTGGTTTAACACGAAAAAGAGTGCTATGAGTACACTCGATTAGTTCCTACTATTAGAAAATCTGATTCAAAATTGGTGTGTTGAAGTTCAATTTATCGGCAATATAAGTTTGTTAGACCATTATTCTATTTAGATAAAAACAAATACAATGAATTGGGGGTCCGAAACCTTTTAAGGTTTTTAGTTGTCAATATGAGCATTCGTACTTTGTCCCCTTTATTACAAATGTGTGGAATTCATGCTATGTCCAAGGCAAGAAGGTTTTTTGGTTCAAGGAAAAGTTGAGAAGGTTAAAAGAAAATGTGAAAACATATAATCGTGATAACTTTGGGATCCTTGATCTAAATGTAGAAGAGGAAGttaaatatttgaattctttAAACCATCAGGTGGCTACTAAGAGGGAGTGTGTTTCAAAGACTATTTCAGAAAAGCGGGAGGTGGCTACAAATAGGGTGTGGAAAATGTTGCATTACAAGGAATTAATCCTTAGAGAGAAATCATAAGTGAGATGGGTTCGGGAGGGAGATTCCATTTCAAAGTAATTTCATTTTATGCTGAAAAGGAATTTTTGCCGAAATGGAATTATTCTACTTAACTCTGATAAGGGCATGCTCAGTCAAGTTGATGATATCAAACGTGAAGTTTTTAACCATTTTCACCAAAGATTTCTTGAACCTGAGTTATGTAGACTAAAGTTGCAAGGGTGGATTTTAATCTCTTAGCCGCGCCAGACATAAAATGCTAGAGGAAACTTTTACTATGGAAGAAGTGAAGGATGTTATATGGAATTCAGAAAGTGAGGAAATTTCGTGTTCTTAAGGATTTAATTTGGGATTCTACAAAAAGTATTAGGAGGTAGTTAAGGATGATTTATTCAAACGTGTCACTAAATTTTATTGGAATTCAATCCTTCCTAAAGTGGCCACTTCATTGTTCATAGCTCTTATTCTGCAATCGAGTAATCCTCTAGCATAACTATCGACCTACTTACCTCATTAGAAGTGTGTATAGAATTCTGGAGAAAATGCTGGAAGAAAGACTAAAAAAGGTTATAAGTTGCTTGGTTCACTGTGTCAATCTGCATTTATTCACGGCAAGCAAATGTTAGATGGGGTGTTGTTGATAAATGAGCATGTGGATTTTTCCAAAGGGAAGAAGAAGGATTGTTTGTTTTAAAGTTGAATTCAAAAAGTAATATGATTGTGTGGCGTGGGATTATTTAAGAGATGTGATAGGCACAATGGGCTTTGGTCGTAGATGGATGAGTTGGATGGAAACCTGCATTTTCTCAAGTTCAACGTCGATTTTGGTTAACGGTAGTCCAACCAAAGACTTTCAGGTGGAGATGAGTTTGTGCCAAGGAGATCCTTTATCGCCTTTCTTGTTTTTGCTTGTGGCTGGAGGATTATCAGGGTTAATGCATAATGTGATTTAGTTGGGCATGTTTTGACTTTTCAAGGTATAAAATGACATGAATTTCAATTTACTGCAATTTACGGATGATACAATAATTATTGGGGAAGGATCATGGCATAATCTTTAGACAATCAAAGTTACGTTGAGGGGTTTCAAATTAGCATCACCCCTGTTTGTAAAATTCAGCGAGAGTAAAGTTATTGACTTCACACTTTGGAGGCTGCCTCAATGTTTTTGGAATATGATATCACCATTGTTCCTTTCCAGTTTCTTGGCATTTCAGTAGGTGCAAACCAAATAGGACTAAGCACTTGGATACCTTTGTTGGAAAAAACTTAGGAGCTGGTTATCAAAGTTGAAAGGGAAATATCTATCTATGGGTGGGCAGGTAACTTTAATGAATCATGTACTTAATTCCATTCCAATTTATCTCTTTTCCTTTTATAAGGCTCCAAAGTGTGTTATCCAAGACATTATAAGGATTCAACATGATTTCTTATGGGGTGGTGATTCAGAGAAAAGGAAAATGGCGGTGATTAGTTGACAACTGGTGTGTAAACCGAATGATCAATGTGGGTTAGGACTTAGGAGTAAAACATTGTGAAATGTTTAATCTATCTCTCTTGAGCATGTGGAAATGGAGCATTCTTAACGAAGTTAATGTTCTATGGTCAGGTTTATTGTTGTTGAAGTATGGGGATATTAAGTAAAAAATGCTTGAAGATGCTAAGTCGTTGGTCAACAAAAGTTATTCTCTATTGTGGAGAGATTTGAATATTATAGGTGTTATGGAAGAGGAAGATTACAATTGGTTCTCAAACAACATTTCTTGTAAAGTTGTCAATGGTTTTTCTATTGAATTTTGGAGAAACAAATGGCGTGGACCTTCTTCTTTTAACACTTTGTTTCCACTCATCTTTGCAAGAGAAGCACATCCGAATCACAAAGTATAAACTATGGGGGATTCAATGGATAGTACGTGAATTTGGTATGTGAAGCTAATGGAAGATAGGTTGTTACAAAAGGATGAAGAAGCGGAATTGGAATCTCTTCTGTCTATTTTATAAGAGGTGCAGCTAAAGAGACAAGTGAATAATTCATTTGTGTGGTGGCACCACAAACATGGATTCTTAGTAAAAAGCAACTATCAAGTAATAGAAGCAGTGTCTGATACTTGTGTGCCGGTGGATGAAAGTATTATTCATCTTTTGGATATGCTTTAGATCAGGAATACGCCtagaaaaatacttatttttggaTAGAGGTTGTTGTTGAATCGATTGCCATTTCACACAGCTTTAGCTAGCTGAGGGATCATCAATGGATCCCACAATTTGGTATGCCCTTTTTGTTTTGTTGCTGAAGAATCTTTACCTCACCTTTTCTTCGATTGTATGCTGGCATTTCAAGTTTGTGACAAGATTTATAAGTGGCAGGACCTTCCGTTTCAATTTGTGTTGGATGTATCGGGTACAAATTTGAGCAGCTTTAGCTTTATGCTTAAAGGTAGAGTGAATAAGCAGGAATGATTTTATTTCACGGAGCTGTCATTCGTGTAGAAGAGATGGTTGACAGGGCCAAAATGTTGGCTTGGAATTAGTTTGTTGCTAGAATCAAAGGTGCAAATATTTTTAGGTGGTTTGACTAGTGTGCTAATTCAGTTGATTGTCTTGTGAATCATTGACTTATTCTCTTATTTAGTTTTTAATTAGTTGACATTTCTGATAATTCATTTCACTTGTAAGATTGAGTACCCCTAATATTTCTTATTAATATAAGTTTTGGTTATAAAAAATGGATAATAGACATTTACCCCTGTCATATAGGCGAGATCTGGGTTaccccctattaattttttttttggattacccctgtatttttagggtacccctaagcgtgtaaaaaataGTGAAAAATCAGGGGGTAAATCAAACCAACAAGATTACAAGAGGGTCCTAAGGGGTAAATcatagaacttttcatatttcaaggggggtaattaatatatatatatatatatatatatatatatatatatatatatatatatatatatatatatatatatatatatatatatatatatatatatatatataataggggGTAACCCGAATCTCGCATATATGGTGGCAGAGGGATAAATGTCTATTAtccctaaaaacaaaattattttaaaaagagcACCGTGTGCCAAATATAAGGTGTATTTAATTTGTGATAGATCCCAATATATATTGAGAGATAAGATCGCAAATTTAAAATGCAATAATTCCTAATAAAGCATAACTATATTCTAACATGTGAAACGACATTATTGCTGATAATAGTATAAACTAAAACATACAAGCAACAGTACTTTACTAACTACATGATAATAAAATAGGTTTTAAAACTTTGACTATAAAACTTAGAAGAAGTCATTAGCTCGAGACACAAAACCATGTTtgctttttgctttattttcttctttctatttttcacGCTGCTTTCCAAATTTTTCTTAACATGCAGAATTCAAAGACCCACAAGGGAGATTATGGTTACAAAGATAGAACATCTTCCACAAGAATCACTATCCAACATTCTATCTAGGTTACCAGCGAAAGAATTGTTGAAGACCAGGTTTGTTTGCAAATCATGGTTCAATCTCATAACCGATCCTCATTTTATTAACGATTACTATGTTTTTTACAACAATCTTATTTACTCTCAAAATCAAGAGGAGAAACTCTTGGTTATTCACAGACCGTTTATTTCCGGTGTGGAAACTtttatttctcttctttcttggaATTTCAGTGATCCTGAGAAACATGTTTCTTCTTCTCTTGTAAAACTTCCGGATGAATACATTTCAGATCATAAATATTGGACTGAAATAATGGGTCCATGTAATGGTATTTACTTTCTACAAGGATATCCAAATTTCATGATGAACCTTTCTCTTAAACAGTTCAAGGCTTTGCCTGAATCCCATGTAACAGATTCATATGGAACTTATTCTCTCACTGAATTTGCTGGATTTGGATTTGATCCTAAAAATAATGACTATAAAGTTGTTTTCTTAAAAGACGTTTGGTTGAGGAAAACAGATGAAAGACAAAAAGGGTGTTGGAATGCTGAGTTATACAGTCTTAATTCCAACTCTTGGAGAAAGCTTGATGCTCAAAATCTCCctcttccaattgaaatttcgAGTTCTTGTTCTCAGGTTTATACTTATATGAAAAATTGTTGTCATTGGTGGGGTTATGTTGAGAAGTATGGTTGCGGAATAGAAGATGTTGTTTTAGCCTTTAACATGGTTGATGAATCATTTAGAAAGATAAAAGTGCCTAAATTAGAGTATTCTAACTCTATTTCTTCAGTTGAATGTTTTAAAACATTGGTACCTTTTCACGAATCTGATACTATTGGTGTCGTAGTTTATCCTGTAAGAGGAATAGAGAAATGTTTTGATGTTTGGATGATGAAGGATTATTGGGATGAAGAGTCTTGGATTAAGCAATACAGTGTTGGACCTGTGCCTATGATTTCAAAGTTTGTTGGAATCTATGGGAGCAGTGGATTTCTTTGGATAGATACAAATGAAAGGTTGGTATTGTATGAGTCTGAGATACAAAATACAATGGATATTCATGACTATGAAAAACATGATTCAATAAGAGCAGTTAGTTACATGGAAAGTCTTGTTTTGATTGAAAGGGGAAGAGAAAGAAGTCATCAATATTTTTTATGTAGATTGGTTCAGATCATCTACAGATGTTTTATTTGTATGaagttttttctttcctttttttatttcaaGAAATACATTGAGTAACAACATAAATGTTTTTGATTCCCATGTGAACAGTGAACAGAATGAATTGAAGTGGGACCAGAAACATTTGACTGTGATTAccgtaataataatgataaagatGACAActacatataaaaatatttattttatagttaGTTGTCTTGTAAAATGACATCAATAGTTGGCCGTGACACCATTATTTTTCTGGTTGAAAATAAATTCCGGTGTTTTGTATGAGTTTTCAAAAGGTTTTTGTTTCATCACCACGAGATTATTAGACAGTCCCTGGTTCTTGTTTTATTCTCATAATTAGAGGGCCTCATAGCTTTGGTCAAAAGGAGGTATCGTTAGATACCGGACTCATTCAACGACTGGGGAAAGATTGGaggaaacaaaacaacaaagctCAACAACAGAAAAGCTGAAACCACGACGTCGTAACAAACCAACGTGGACCCGCGATTTTATTATGGCAATGCTAAAATAAAAGAACTATTTAGTAAAGACTTCTTGGAGTTTGGCACTGACTCAAAGAGTGCTCTTAATATTCTCGTAACAGAGCCCCAGACTTTTGATACCTTGaaaattttcagaaaaaaaaggTATTCAAACTTCACTGAGTAGTTTACATCCTTGTTGATCATTCACATAAAGGTGTCGTCCTCTTCATCTTCTTGGCCTATAAGAATTATAGTGATTTTGCCTCTATCACAGGGCATAAAAGTATTATTAATGAGTGACATGTCCTAGTTTCATatgcctttttttttttgtgtaagcaagatggaATTAataggagaactaagggttctcaaaccTGTTTACACGGAAGGCGGATACAAAAGCCA from Vicia villosa cultivar HV-30 ecotype Madison, WI unplaced genomic scaffold, Vvil1.0 ctg.001748F_1_1, whole genome shotgun sequence harbors:
- the LOC131636462 gene encoding F-box/kelch-repeat protein At3g06240-like; the encoded protein is MFAFCFIFFFLFFTLLSKFFLTCRIQRPTREIMVTKIEHLPQESLSNILSRLPAKELLKTRFVCKSWFNLITDPHFINDYYVFYNNLIYSQNQEEKLLVIHRPFISGVETFISLLSWNFSDPEKHVSSSLVKLPDEYISDHKYWTEIMGPCNGIYFLQGYPNFMMNLSLKQFKALPESHVTDSYGTYSLTEFAGFGFDPKNNDYKVVFLKDVWLRKTDERQKGCWNAELYSLNSNSWRKLDAQNLPLPIEISSSCSQVYTYMKNCCHWWGYVEKYGCGIEDVVLAFNMVDESFRKIKVPKLEYSNSISSVECFKTLVPFHESDTIGVVVYPVRGIEKCFDVWMMKDYWDEESWIKQYSVGPVPMISKFVGIYGSSGFLWIDTNERLVLYESEIQNTMDIHDYEKHDSIRAVSYMESLVLIERGRERSHQYFLCRLVQIIYRCFICMKFFLSFFYFKKYIE